In the genome of Hyphomonas sp. Mor2, one region contains:
- a CDS encoding amidohydrolase, translating to MRISAISVFVSMALVGCGQPASETEQTPLAGKDAIIYVADTVITMSNDEIAGAVAVRDGRILAVGEPEQLESDFPGATVDTSFSQKVIVPGLIDPHIHMGLSSLQYATPLTPPWPMATPDGMVRGLPSREAFFERLREIEADAPAGDPLIVYGFHNLVHGDLVKEDLDAVTSDRPLVIWHYSSHDFYLNSAALDWVGVDPSWHDEFEGVDLDEAGELTGRIYEDAVGELLHTLGPILFAPDRLSRGVDGFSGLLRAGGVTTVADLGYGIFTLPVENANIGFNWKSIDHSGYRLYLVPEHRAFKAAFGEARVDTILGMAAGEIETPAPVLPQVKFFTDAAFYSQTMRVSDPGYLSGQSIGTQGLWVMQPDEIVPTIQPYWDAGLAVRIHSNGDAAQSATLDALAELRPSAPDRAFIFEHAGLFSPQQVARAAELGAGISAASHYVFYLGEAYQSPLGPGRGDWILPLASLSTAGVPVTLHSDAPLAPPLPLRAASVHMTRSTREGTELTPTEKLSAREALESITIDAAYALGLESELGSIAPGKLADFTILDANPLETPGEAWGEIGIWGVVLDGEKRPIKAE from the coding sequence ATGCGTATATCAGCCATAAGTGTTTTCGTTTCCATGGCGCTGGTCGGCTGTGGCCAACCCGCGAGTGAAACAGAGCAAACCCCGCTAGCGGGCAAAGACGCTATCATTTACGTTGCCGACACCGTCATCACGATGAGCAATGATGAGATCGCAGGAGCGGTCGCTGTACGTGATGGACGGATCCTCGCCGTGGGCGAGCCCGAACAACTCGAATCGGATTTTCCGGGGGCCACGGTTGATACTTCGTTTTCACAGAAAGTGATCGTTCCGGGCCTGATCGATCCGCATATTCACATGGGGCTTTCCTCCCTTCAGTATGCGACCCCACTGACGCCGCCTTGGCCGATGGCGACGCCAGACGGGATGGTTCGTGGTCTGCCCAGTCGAGAGGCCTTTTTCGAGCGCCTGCGAGAGATAGAAGCCGATGCGCCTGCTGGGGATCCGCTGATCGTCTATGGCTTCCACAATCTTGTACATGGTGACCTGGTCAAAGAGGATCTGGACGCGGTCACGTCCGACCGCCCATTGGTCATTTGGCACTATTCCAGTCACGACTTTTACCTCAATTCCGCAGCGCTGGACTGGGTGGGGGTCGATCCCTCCTGGCATGATGAGTTCGAAGGTGTCGATTTGGACGAAGCCGGCGAACTGACCGGTCGGATTTACGAGGATGCCGTCGGCGAGCTTCTACATACGCTGGGGCCGATTTTGTTTGCTCCGGATCGATTATCGCGCGGCGTGGACGGTTTCTCCGGCCTGTTGCGAGCCGGAGGCGTAACGACGGTCGCAGATCTCGGATATGGAATATTCACGCTCCCGGTTGAAAACGCGAACATCGGATTCAATTGGAAATCGATCGATCACTCAGGGTATCGCCTGTATCTGGTGCCTGAGCATCGCGCCTTTAAGGCGGCTTTTGGGGAGGCGCGGGTGGATACGATCCTCGGCATGGCGGCAGGTGAGATCGAAACGCCGGCACCAGTTCTGCCGCAGGTCAAATTCTTCACGGATGCCGCGTTCTATTCGCAAACCATGCGCGTGTCTGATCCGGGCTATCTCAGCGGTCAGTCCATTGGCACGCAAGGCCTCTGGGTCATGCAACCGGATGAGATTGTTCCGACCATTCAGCCTTATTGGGATGCGGGGCTTGCAGTGCGTATCCATTCGAATGGCGATGCCGCGCAATCAGCCACTTTGGATGCGCTTGCGGAGTTACGACCGTCGGCTCCGGATCGGGCATTCATATTCGAACATGCCGGTCTGTTTTCACCGCAGCAGGTGGCGCGCGCGGCTGAGCTGGGAGCCGGAATCTCGGCCGCCAGCCATTACGTATTCTACCTCGGCGAGGCCTACCAGTCGCCGCTTGGCCCGGGGCGAGGCGATTGGATCCTGCCACTGGCCAGCCTGAGCACAGCCGGGGTGCCGGTGACCTTGCACTCCGACGCACCACTGGCGCCACCTTTGCCTTTGCGAGCGGCAAGCGTGCACATGACCCGATCAACCCGCGAAGGCACGGAACTGACACCGACGGAGAAGCTGTCTGCACGGGAAGCCCTGGAATCGATCACGATTGATGCGGCCTACGCGCTTGGCCTGGAGAGCGAGCTGGGAAGTATTGCGCCGGGCAAGTTGGCGGATTTCACCATCCTCGACGCCAACCCGCTTGAGACCCCGGGCGAGGCCTGGGGCGAGATCGGCATCTGGGGCGTGGTGCTGGATGGTGAAAAGCGTCCGATAAAGGCAGAGTAG
- the rplJ gene encoding 50S ribosomal protein L10, producing MDRAGKAEAIKTLEGVIADSGSVIVARYTGLTVAEMTEFRGMLREQGATAKVVKNRLFKKALDGKGGDAANALFADQTVIAYAEDPVASAKAASEFAKENEKLVIVGGLMGDEVLDSAGVEALSKMPSREELIATVVARLMGQASQIAQRINAPGQQLAGAINVIGEQAAA from the coding sequence ATGGATAGAGCCGGAAAAGCCGAAGCCATCAAAACGCTCGAGGGCGTTATTGCTGACTCCGGCAGTGTCATCGTGGCACGCTATACCGGTCTGACAGTTGCGGAAATGACCGAGTTTCGTGGCATGCTGCGTGAGCAGGGTGCGACAGCGAAGGTGGTCAAGAACCGTCTCTTTAAGAAAGCGCTGGATGGGAAAGGTGGCGACGCAGCAAATGCGCTGTTCGCGGACCAGACCGTCATCGCTTACGCAGAAGATCCTGTGGCATCTGCCAAGGCCGCTTCTGAGTTCGCCAAGGAAAACGAAAAGCTCGTTATCGTTGGCGGTCTGATGGGCGACGAAGTTCTTGATTCGGCGGGCGTGGAAGCGCTCTCCAAAATGCCGTCTCGCGAGGAACTTATTGCGACTGTTGTTGCCCGTCTCATGGGACAGGCAAGCCAGATTGCTCAGCGCATCAATGCGCCGGGACAACAACTGGCCGGTGCAATCAATGTGATTGGCGAGCAAGCAGCGGCATAG
- the rpoB gene encoding DNA-directed RNA polymerase subunit beta — MALSFTEKKRIRKSFGKIPEAIDMPNLIEVQRSSYEHFLQMHTPQAERTDDGLGGVFKSVFPIIDFNERASLEYVSYEFEPPKFDTEECMQRDLTYAAPLKVRLQLVVFDIDEDTGAKSVKEVKEQEVYLGDIPLMTNKGTFIVNGTERVIVSQMHRSPGVFFDHDKGKTHSSGKLLFAARIIPYRGSWLDFEFDAKDILNVRIDRKRKLPATTLLMALGYDADQILDMFYTHSIYRLDKAGWITAFKPETWKGVKPAFDLVDAKSGKVVAPADRKITALAAKRIVEGGTEELLLPTTALEGKFLARDIVNRKTGEIYGESGDLLEEELLAELREQKVKAIEILDVDNGGRGPWLRNTLKADKNDTRFEALSDIYRVMRPGEPPTQEAADALFNQLFFDSERYDLSAVGRVKMNTRLKVAVPGYEPAEDTERTLRNDDIVGVAKVILDLKDGKGEVDDIDNLGNRRVRSVGELMENNYRIGLVRMERAIKERMSSVDIDTVMPNDLINAKPVVASVREFFGSSQLSQFMDQTNPLSEITHKRRLSALGPGGLTRERAGFEVRDVHPTHYGRICPIETPEGPNIGLINSLATHARVNKYGFIESPYRKVENGKLTDEVVYLSAMEEQLYKIAQANTQVDGKGELINEFANARVNGEAMLVLKEDVQYMDVSPKQVVSVAAALIPFLENDDANRALMGSNMQRQAVPLVQTDAPLVGTGMESVVARDSRAAVVASRSGVIEQVDGVRIVVRATEDLEGKSGVDIYRLSKFRRSNQNSCINQRPIVKVGDEVKKGDIIADGPSTDLGELALGRNVLVAFMPWNGYNFEDSILISERIVRDDVYTSIHLEEFEIAARDTKLGPEEITRDIPNVGEEALRNLDEAGIVAVGAEVKAGDILVGKVTPKGESPMTPEEKLLRAIFGEKASDVRDTSLRVPPGDAGTVVEVRVFNRHGIDKDQRALQIEREQIEQLQEDKEDEQSILERNTYDRLRKTLTGKEAAAGPKGFKTGKITAGALEELSDRDLWEIALKSEKAQAEIDGLREQFDEAIRELEARFNDKVDKVQQGDDLPPGVMKVVKVFLAVKRKLQPGDKMAGRHGNKGVISKINPMEDMPFLEDGTPVDIVLNPLGVPSRMNVGQILETHLGWAAAGLGKLVTESLEEWHANNDGKALRKTLETVYGKGEPLPDTDEELVELAGNLQKGVPFATPVFDGAREPDIVEMLERAGLDGSGQSVVFDGRTGEQFKRPVTVGYKYLLKLHHLVDEKIHARSTGPYSLVTQQPLGGKAQFGGQRFGEMEVWALEAYGAAYTLQEMLTVKSDDTAGRAKVYEAIVRGDDTFEAGIPESFNVLIKEMRSLGLNVELIGDNDGDSNVAAE; from the coding sequence ATGGCACTCTCTTTCACTGAAAAGAAACGCATCCGCAAATCCTTCGGCAAAATTCCCGAAGCCATCGATATGCCAAACCTCATCGAGGTTCAGCGCTCCTCATACGAACACTTCCTCCAGATGCACACGCCACAGGCCGAGCGGACCGATGATGGTCTCGGCGGTGTGTTCAAGTCTGTGTTCCCGATCATTGATTTCAATGAGCGGGCCTCTCTGGAATATGTGTCCTACGAGTTCGAGCCGCCAAAATTCGATACTGAAGAATGTATGCAGCGCGACCTGACTTACGCGGCGCCACTGAAAGTGCGCCTGCAGCTCGTCGTGTTCGATATTGACGAAGATACCGGCGCCAAGTCGGTCAAGGAAGTCAAAGAGCAAGAGGTCTATCTCGGCGATATCCCGCTGATGACCAATAAGGGGACGTTCATCGTGAACGGAACCGAGCGCGTGATTGTAAGTCAGATGCACCGGTCGCCAGGTGTGTTCTTCGATCACGACAAGGGAAAGACTCACTCTTCAGGCAAGCTGCTCTTTGCCGCTCGGATCATTCCTTATCGCGGCTCCTGGCTCGATTTCGAGTTTGATGCCAAGGACATTCTGAACGTCCGGATCGACCGTAAGCGTAAGCTGCCAGCGACCACGCTGCTGATGGCGCTCGGCTATGATGCCGATCAGATCCTCGACATGTTCTACACTCATTCGATCTATCGCCTGGACAAGGCGGGCTGGATCACGGCCTTCAAACCGGAAACCTGGAAAGGCGTGAAACCAGCTTTCGATCTGGTGGATGCCAAGTCCGGCAAAGTCGTTGCGCCGGCTGATCGCAAAATCACCGCGCTCGCCGCGAAACGCATCGTCGAAGGTGGCACAGAAGAGCTGCTGCTGCCCACCACAGCGCTCGAGGGCAAATTCCTGGCGCGTGACATCGTCAACCGCAAGACGGGTGAGATCTACGGTGAGTCCGGCGACCTGCTCGAAGAAGAGCTGCTGGCCGAGCTGCGCGAGCAGAAAGTCAAAGCGATCGAAATTCTCGACGTCGACAATGGCGGTCGTGGCCCTTGGCTGCGCAACACGCTGAAGGCTGACAAGAACGACACTCGCTTCGAGGCGCTGTCTGACATCTATCGCGTTATGCGCCCGGGCGAGCCACCAACCCAGGAAGCGGCAGACGCGCTGTTCAATCAGCTCTTCTTCGACTCTGAGCGGTATGATCTCTCGGCTGTTGGCCGGGTGAAGATGAACACGCGTCTGAAAGTGGCTGTCCCTGGCTATGAGCCGGCCGAAGACACTGAGCGTACGCTCCGTAATGATGACATTGTCGGCGTCGCCAAGGTCATTCTCGACCTGAAGGACGGCAAGGGTGAAGTCGACGATATCGACAACCTGGGCAACCGCCGCGTCCGCTCTGTTGGTGAGCTGATGGAGAACAATTACCGCATCGGTCTGGTCCGCATGGAGCGGGCGATCAAGGAGCGCATGAGCTCTGTGGATATCGATACGGTGATGCCGAATGACCTGATCAATGCGAAGCCGGTCGTTGCCTCTGTGCGCGAATTCTTCGGCTCTTCGCAGCTGTCTCAGTTCATGGACCAAACCAACCCACTCTCCGAGATTACGCACAAGCGTCGTCTCTCAGCGCTTGGCCCAGGTGGTCTGACGCGTGAGCGCGCAGGCTTTGAGGTACGCGACGTGCACCCGACCCACTATGGTCGGATCTGCCCGATTGAGACACCGGAAGGCCCGAACATTGGTCTGATCAACTCACTCGCCACCCATGCGCGGGTCAACAAGTATGGCTTCATCGAAAGCCCATACCGCAAAGTTGAGAACGGCAAGCTGACCGATGAGGTTGTCTACCTCTCTGCTATGGAAGAGCAGCTTTACAAGATTGCTCAGGCCAACACTCAGGTCGACGGAAAGGGCGAGTTGATCAACGAGTTTGCCAACGCCCGTGTGAACGGCGAAGCGATGCTCGTCCTGAAGGAAGATGTTCAGTACATGGACGTCTCGCCGAAGCAGGTTGTGTCTGTTGCGGCGGCGCTCATTCCATTCCTGGAGAATGATGACGCGAACCGCGCGCTGATGGGCTCGAACATGCAACGTCAGGCCGTGCCGCTGGTGCAAACCGATGCGCCGCTGGTCGGCACCGGCATGGAATCTGTGGTGGCCCGCGATAGTCGCGCGGCCGTTGTGGCTTCTCGCAGTGGTGTCATTGAGCAGGTGGACGGCGTCCGCATCGTGGTCCGGGCCACTGAGGATCTGGAAGGCAAGTCCGGCGTGGACATTTACCGCCTCTCCAAGTTCCGTCGCTCGAACCAGAATAGCTGCATCAACCAGCGCCCGATCGTGAAAGTGGGCGATGAGGTCAAGAAGGGCGATATCATCGCTGACGGCCCATCGACCGACCTTGGCGAACTGGCGCTCGGCCGGAACGTGCTCGTCGCGTTCATGCCTTGGAACGGCTATAACTTCGAGGACTCGATCCTGATTTCTGAGCGCATTGTGCGTGATGATGTCTACACCTCGATCCACCTGGAAGAGTTTGAGATCGCAGCCCGCGACACCAAGCTTGGCCCAGAAGAAATCACCCGTGACATTCCAAATGTTGGTGAAGAGGCTCTGCGGAACCTCGACGAAGCCGGTATCGTTGCGGTTGGTGCGGAAGTGAAAGCTGGCGATATCCTGGTTGGTAAGGTGACACCAAAGGGTGAGAGCCCGATGACGCCGGAAGAGAAACTCCTCCGCGCGATCTTCGGTGAGAAAGCCTCTGACGTTCGTGACACGTCTCTGCGTGTGCCTCCGGGCGATGCGGGGACGGTGGTAGAAGTTCGCGTCTTCAACCGTCACGGCATCGACAAGGACCAGCGCGCGCTGCAAATCGAGCGTGAGCAGATTGAGCAGTTGCAGGAAGACAAGGAAGACGAACAGTCAATCCTCGAGCGCAACACCTATGACCGTCTGCGCAAGACGCTGACGGGCAAAGAAGCTGCGGCAGGTCCGAAAGGCTTCAAAACGGGTAAAATCACCGCGGGAGCTCTGGAAGAGCTTAGCGATCGTGATCTTTGGGAAATCGCGCTCAAGTCTGAAAAGGCCCAGGCTGAGATCGATGGTCTGCGTGAGCAGTTCGACGAAGCCATTCGTGAGCTGGAAGCGCGATTCAATGACAAGGTGGACAAGGTCCAGCAGGGCGACGATCTGCCTCCAGGCGTAATGAAAGTTGTCAAAGTCTTCCTGGCCGTGAAGCGTAAGCTGCAGCCCGGAGACAAGATGGCGGGTCGCCACGGCAACAAGGGGGTGATCTCGAAGATCAACCCGATGGAAGACATGCCATTCCTCGAGGATGGTACGCCAGTCGACATCGTCCTCAACCCGCTCGGCGTTCCATCGCGTATGAACGTAGGGCAGATTCTCGAAACCCACCTTGGCTGGGCCGCTGCTGGTCTCGGCAAGCTGGTGACGGAATCGCTCGAAGAGTGGCATGCCAACAATGATGGCAAAGCGCTGCGCAAGACGCTGGAGACGGTCTATGGCAAGGGCGAGCCTCTGCCGGATACCGATGAAGAGCTGGTCGAGCTGGCCGGCAACCTTCAAAAAGGCGTTCCGTTCGCGACGCCGGTCTTTGATGGGGCCCGTGAACCAGACATTGTGGAAATGCTCGAGCGAGCAGGCCTCGATGGATCTGGTCAGTCGGTTGTCTTTGATGGCCGCACCGGTGAGCAGTTCAAGCGTCCGGTTACGGTCGGGTACAAGTACCTTCTCAAGCTGCACCACCTGGTCGATGAGAAGATTCACGCCCGTTCAACCGGACCTTACTCTCTGGTCACGCAGCAGCCCCTGGGCGGTAAAGCTCAGTTCGGTGGTCAGCGCTTCGGTGAGATGGAAGTCTGGGCCCTTGAGGCCTATGGCGCGGCGTACACGCTGCAGGAAATGCTCACCGTCAAGTCGGATGACACGGCCGGTCGTGCAAAAGTGTACGAAGCCATTGTCCGCGGCGATGACACGTTCGAAGCCGGTATTCCGGAAAGTTTCAACGTACTGATCAAAGAGATGCGATCTCTCGGCCTGAATGTCGAGTTGATCGGAGACAATGACGGAGACTCAAACGTGGCGGCTGAATAG
- the rplL gene encoding 50S ribosomal protein L7/L12, with protein MADIAKLGDELLGLTIMEAKELNDYLEERGIKAAAAVAVAGPAGGGDAGGAAAEEKDEFDVILTAGGDKKINVIKVVREVVSGLGLKEAKELVEGAPKPIKEGVSKDEAEEIKKKFEEAGATVELK; from the coding sequence ATGGCTGATATCGCAAAACTCGGTGATGAGCTTCTCGGCCTCACCATCATGGAAGCAAAAGAGCTCAACGACTATCTCGAAGAGCGTGGCATCAAAGCTGCTGCAGCAGTTGCTGTAGCTGGCCCAGCTGGTGGCGGCGACGCTGGCGGCGCGGCTGCTGAAGAGAAAGACGAGTTCGACGTCATTCTGACCGCTGGCGGCGACAAGAAGATCAACGTGATTAAAGTTGTTCGCGAAGTCGTTTCTGGCCTCGGCCTGAAAGAAGCGAAGGAGCTCGTTGAAGGCGCTCCTAAGCCGATCAAAGAAGGCGTGTCGAAAGACGAAGCTGAAGAAATCAAGAAGAAGTTCGAAGAAGCTGGCGCAACCGTCGAGCTCAAGTAA